gatatacatgacaggtaccgttggtgaccgttCTGTTCTGCTGATGACTTGTGTTCTCATGGTTTCATTgtgcctatgccggacctttgatcctgcaacGTCCGATCTTATCCAGAGGCAACACACACTTCTCCTACGTGGGGAAACTtccattgcatcatttacatcatggcatatttaccttccaaaaaaaaaaaaaaaaaaaaaaagaaaagaaagaaaagatgtagtaaaaaaaaaagaaaaaaaaaagaaaagaagaaaaatagtattatttctcatatgcatgccatttttcagggtatccgagGTTATTACTTTTCATCCAGGATGGCTAGCAACGTGACCGCTACCAGAGAAGCTACAAGGCATACTCACACTTACAGTTTCCATCGCGAAGGTTTGGTTCAGTTGGGGCAATTGGGTGGATTGATCTGTGGTCATAATAAAACTGTGTTCACTGAGAATTATGGAAACATCTTGACTCTTTTGGACTCACACGTCGACGAATGGGGTTTGTCTACTCTTCTCCAGTTCTACGATCCTGACTTGCGTTGTTTCACCTTCTCAGGCTATCAGTTGGCTCCCACTCTCGAGGAGTACTCTCACTTTCTcaatatcaagattcaacacaaggTTCCTTTCGTGTGTGTCCCAGAGAAACCTGATTTGAACAacattgccaacgctctttatttgagcatagaaGACGTTCTTGggaattggaagaagaatggtaGCACTCAGGGTTTCTATATGAGTTTCTTGGTTGAGAAGGCCCAAGAATTGGCCAACAAAAAGTTGTGGGAAGCTTTCAACGCCCTTCTGGCCGTTTTGATTTATGGGATCGTGATGTTCcctaacattcacaagttcgttgatctGGCCGCTATATGTCTTTTCGTGGATAGGAATCCGATCCCTACTTTGCTAGCCGATACGTACTATTCCATTCACTCTCGATATGGGAAAGGAGGAGCCATAAGAAATTGTTTGCCGTTGTTATACACCTGGTTTAAATCCCACCTACCTACAAGTGGTCCTTTCATTACTTCTACtcagaaatggcctcaaaggatcatggggcttaccgAAAATGACATTGTCTGGTGTCCTACTGGGATGGACGTAGAGAAGGTTATAACTAGTTGTGGTGCTTTTGACAATGTTCCCCTCATAGGAACAAAAGGtgttatcaattataatcctaagctagcgctgcgtcaattgggttttgcacttgaaaacaagcctttggacaaagagatatttgaatccgtttgctttgagAAGGGAACCGATCTAAAGGGTCTAGAAAAGGTGAGGAGTGCCTGGAATAGCATCCATACAGATGATCAGACTTCTCTAGGTGAAAAGAATGCCGTTGCCAAACAAGCCTACACGGATTGGGTTGAGGATAGAGTTAAAGATCGTCTGTTGCCGTTCCCGAAGGTTAATCCATTGTACAAGCAACCACCTAAGGTTCCAATTGCCATTATGCCTGCTGAGAATTGCATCCCAGTAAATATGGAAAGCACCCAATTGCACGAAAAGAAGACGGATGTGCCACCGAAACATCGTCCTGTGGACCAGAAAAGGGTTGAGTTGACACATGAGACCAAAATGCTGAagggaggatcttccagagttcaaaagagggctagaacCGAAAAAGGTGAAAGAGATACTACTGTTACTGTCGAAGATCACCAGAAGATCCTAAAAAGGGCCATGAAAGAGGCAGAGGAGAAACTCAAGCGAGAGTACCGAGAAGACTTGAAAGCTTATAAGCTCAAGATAGAAAGGGATGCTAGAGTTGAAGtaaagaatctgaaaaagaaactggaagaagagaccactaAAAGAATGGCAATTGAGACtcaactgaaaggaagtcaccttcgtaatactcgactaacagaagaaaatgccaagctcagagatcgaatgatggaggacgtatctgagaaagattatctcccagaatgcaaaggatgtgacgaactcagggagtgctgcaagaagctggatgggcatttgtttcgcaaagatgaggtgatccaaagccttcttaaaggaagagatcgagaagcaaccaagaagctgtttgatgaaactaagaagtggagcgatgagcacttcagacaaggaggacctctgttttatattcagatggattgatgtttgagtctgtatgtttcgaccaccaccagacttgttggatggggtcttttatttcctttgctgaactatcttgttgatgtatggcttgcccaagtttaaatttcttgttatgaataaaaagaactagtttctcttgacacttatcttttgtcacattgttagctattctggatcaatattaaatcttggatactctgaaaatggcacatcacgtcatacgcacacatgcactcatacattcacattatcacattgcatttttcaggttattgtacaagaaactaattggggtccctttcagcgaagatttcttttccgacgacgaagctgactttcttacatccttaccgtacCCGGAGCAACGAGAGACTCATGGATCAATTTGAGCAGaaccaagctgccctccgtagggatatggatgttatgggggagagaatggcccaacttatggagactctccatgccgttgttcaaggacaggatgaactcagaaagagtgtcgctagtttggtcaaagatactcctaccaattctgctgacggaggggtgaaaactaaagagactcctattaatgagacactgaaagtagtggacgaccaccatgaggttattgatcttgaacatgatcttactgctgagttgactgagactgctaagatgtaccaagctcttgaagaacgtcttaaggctgttgaggttgctaaaacttcgagtttcgacactgctgctatgtgcttggtacctgggattgttattcccccgaaattcaaagtgccagattttgataaatacaagggagtcacctgtccagagactcacattcgttcctactgccgtaagatggctgcTCATGCTGAGAACGAGCCTCTGctgatgcatttctttcaggatagtctcactggagccccgttggaatggtacatgaaacttgagaggtctaatgtcagtacttggggacaacttgtcgacgccttcttgaaacaataccactacaatactgctatggctcccagccgtgcccagctacaaaatatgtcacagaaatctgaagagtcttttaaagaatacgcccagaggtggcgtgaacttgcgtcccgtgtccaacctcctcttttggaccgcgagttgattgatctgtttatggggactctaaaagggccgtatcttcagcacatggttagtaatacttctccttccttttcggatgtggtcatcattggtgagagggttgagaactgtgtcaaagctggtaccattcaaggtgttactaatcctagcaactcaagtggtaatggtaagaagccgtattctgggttcgtgaagaagaaggaaggtgagactagcactgcctctgttgaccaaggtcgagctcctgcatattctgctgttccacctccttattatccgatgccttatgctgttccaggtccgtatgtccctcaagcatatgctgccgctcttccacaaccatggatggcaccccaacagcctttcgtaccacaacaacaaacTGCTGTTTCTCAGAAtcgccaacagaatcctaggcctcaaggtcaaagaggtccacagaggcaaagataccctgacagACGTATAGATCCGGTTCCAATGTCGTATGCTCAGCTTCTTCCCCAATTACTTGCTGGTCAATTAGTGCAACTCCGCGAAATGGGTCCTCCACCTGACCCTCTTCCTCCTGGGTATGATGCGAATGCTCATTGTGAATTTCATTCTGGGGCTCCCGGCCACACAATTGAGAAATGCAGGGCATTCAAGTGGaaagtccaggatcttctcgatgacaagctcatctcgttcactcctactggtcctaatgtgcagaataatcctatgcctcctcatacCGGTGCGACccatgctattgagttatgtgatgaccAGGTCCTAGTgagtgatgttaatgaggtaaggatgccgctagcagttgtcagagaatatcttatgcaacaaaaggttttgtgtgaactacatgattactgtttgcaatgttcttctaaccctgaggaatgcactaggttgaaagaagaaattcagaaactaatggatgagggtgttcttagagtggaaagggtcgttcctgtcgaagatgtggctactctagagataccttaccatcctgctgaggtgtcaaagaatcagagtactcctttgatcattcgtgctccgagtactcccttggtcattcatgctccgagtactcctttggtcgttcaagctccgaggactccgttggtcattcaggttccaaatgctccttcgacccctccatcctcgtctcttgttccttctcctgtgaatgattccaaggctgtcccttggagctataatgccgtgtatattcgagggaagaaatatgattgtcctccggtgggtacttcgagtatcacaaatattactggcactagtggcattacccgtagtggtaggatctttgctgcccctcctccacttcctaaagagaccaataaagaggctagtacacaagcaaagggaaagcaagttgctgttgatcctcctgtaacacgtaacgcacaagatgccgagcaactcttgaagatcattaagaaaagtgattacaaagtgattgaccaacttgatcagacccaagccaagatctccatcttgtctctcttggtgcattctgaagctcatcgtgatgctctgatgaaagtcctggcttccgctcacgtaactcaagacattaccgtgcctcagtttgaaggggttgtgaccaacattgctgccggtaattgtttgggtttttctgatgatgagcttccacctgagggtagagcacacaacaaagcgttgcatatctccgtcaagtgtctggatgctgtgttgtctcgagttctgattgataccggttcttctcttaatgtgatgcccaagaccactttgtttaagctgagtatggatgggattatgatgagaccatgcactatgagtgtcagagcgtttgatggctccagaaggtccgtagaaggggaaattgatctgcctgttttgattggccctcacatgttctatattgccttctatgtcatggatataagtccttcatacacttgcctcttgggtcgtccttggattcatgctgctggagctgtgacatctaccctccatcagtgtttgaaatttgttgtgaatgacaagatcgttgtgatcactggtgaagaggatttgatcgtcaataatctggcgtcataccgttatgttgaagtggagggagagatacaagagacaccttttcaggccttagagattgtgtcggttgataagctccccgtggttgagaataagaaggaactcggagcacccctctcgtctctgaatgatgctaaggccttcttagaagctggtactccccatagtgcctggggcaagctgattgatgttcatgagaagcgagacaagtatggccttgggtatcaaccatcttcctctactcagctcagcataattcctggaaagaaggtgattccccccatttctcaagtgttcgtcagtgcaagcaccagttctggaagccaggttctcgccgtggatgatgatgatgaagaagatctctccagattcatttgccatgctgcgcctggacaggagctcaacaattggactatcttggacgtccccagagtcacttttatggagatgtaattttcttgtttcgataagtcatatgcttcgccctaagcattttgaccgcttgtataaagaagggcccccatgttgtttcaatttgtttaatattgaatgaaaatcatatcttcgcatgcaattactgttccatttctttcatttttgtttttactttgaaaaactttttcaaaaaatggcaaagctttttctttctcttttatgtgttgcattctaaggcataaatcatccatcgtgcagatctggctcgaattccatcaaaaatgataatgttacagttccacgtcttaatatccttgagaatccaattgaccaagctgatgaggatagtggggaagattgtgaagtccccgaggaattggcaagacttttgagacaagaagagaaatctattcagccgcatcaagaagccatagaaatcatcaacctcggtacagaagaagcaaagagagaagtcaagataggggctgctttGCAAAGTGACGTAAAGAGAAAGTTGATTGAGCttcttcgagagtatgttgacatcttcgcctggtcatacgaagacatgcctggtttagacacggatatagttatgcacaggttaccgctcaaaccagaatgtccgcctgtaaagcaaaaaccacgaagaacacgacctgatatggctttgaaaatcaaggaagaagttgaaaaacagttgaaggctggtttcttatctgtgtgtgaatatcctccttggattgcaaacatagtacccgttcctaagaaggacggaaaggtacgcatgtgtgttgactaccgagatttgaatagggcaagtccgaaggatgatttccctctgcctcatattgatgtgctagtcgacaacactgctcagtattcggtgttctctttcatggatggtttttctggctataatcaaataaagatggctcctgaagatatgaccaagactacctttaccactccgtggggtacgtattgttataaggtgatgccttttggtcttaagaatgctggtgcaacatatcaacgagcaatggtgaccctcttccatgacatgatccataaagagattgaggtgtacgtcgatgatatgattgcaaaatcccaaactgaggaggaacacttggtatatcttgagaaactgtttgctcgtttgcgtaaattcaagttgaggcttaatccaaacaagtgcacttttggagtgcgatctggaaagttacttggattcattgtgagccaacgagggattgaggtcgaccctgataaagtaagagcgatacagaacatgccagcaccgaagaatgaaaaagaagttcgagggttccttggaaggttgaattacatagccaggttcatttctcatctcactgacacttgtgaacccatctttaagctGCTGCGCAAGAACCAAGATGTCcgatgggatgatcattgtcaggaggcctttgaaaagatcaagcagtatctccaagagccaccaattctcatgccccCGGTTCCTGGGAAGCctcttcttatgtacttaactgtgcttgaaggatctatggggtgtgtgctgggccaacatgacgagtctggtcgaaaagagtgcgccatttattacctgagcaaaaagtttaccgattgtgaatcccgctactcactactcgagaaaacttgctgtgctttggtatgggctgctcgccgactgaggcagtatatgttgactcacaccactctattgatctccaaaatggacccgataaagtacatctttgaaaagccggCTCTTACAGggagactagcccgatggcaaatgcttttatcagaatacgacatccagtatgtcacacagaaggccatcaaaggaagtgtccttgcagatcatcttgctcatcagccattagaagagtatcagtcaatgaagtttgactttcctgatgaagatatcatgagaCTGGATGATaacgaaggacccgaaccaggagagcgatggactctcacgttcgatggtgcatcaaatgctatgggccatggtattggggcagttttgacttctcctagTCAAacccacatccctttcacagctagaatatgctttgattgcacaaacaatgtcgcagaatacgaagcttgcataatgggtctcgaagcggccattgatatgaggatcaagatccttgaggtttatggggattctgccctggttatacatcaagtaagaggtgattgggaaacacgacaccccaatttagttccttatagggactatatcttggagttgttgcccgctttcgaggaaatcactttcaatcacatcccccgagaggaaaatcaattggcagatgctttggctactttggcggctatgttcagagttagctcccctaaagaagtaccagacataacgatcctccgttacaaggaacctgcccacgtattccctgctcattgtctcactactgaagatgtgtatgatgaaaagccatggtattacgacatcaagaggtatgttgagaagcaagagtatcccgaagatgctacgattggtgataagcgaacgcttcgaaggttagcatccaagttcttcttgtcaggagacgtcctgtataaaagaaactatgattcagttttgctcagatgcgtggatagacacgaagcagaactgatcatgcgggaaattcatgaaggatcttttggaactcattccagtggacattctatggccaaaaagatcttgcgagcaggatattactggatgacaattgaaagtgattgttatgtatacgtgaagaagtgccacaaatgtcaagtgtatgctgatagaatccatgttcctccaactcctttgaatgttctgacatcaccttggccctttgctatgtggggcatagacatgatcggacggatagagccgcaagcttcgaatggacacagatttattcttgttgctatcgactacttcaccaaatgggttgaagctgcttcttacaagaatgtaaccaagcaagtcgttactcgcttcatcaagaaagagatcatatgccgatatgggattccaaacaagatcatcactgataatgggtccaatcttaataacaaaatgatggcagagttgtgtgaagagttcaagattgaacatcacaattcatcaccctatcggccaaagatgaatggcgcggtcgaagctgctaacaagaatataaagaagattgtccagaagatggttagaacgtataaagattggcatgagatgttgccatttgctttgcatggctatagaacttctgttcgtacttcaactggggcaactcccttctctcttgtctacggcatggaggccgtgctacctgtcgaagtggaaattccttcgttgagagtcttaatggacgccaaactcgatgaaacagaatgggttcaaacgaggcttgatcatctcaatctaattgaggagaaacgcttatctgctatctgccatggccagttgtatcaaaagaggatcaagaaagcgtatgacaagaaaattcggcctcgagaattccacacaggtgacctagtcgtaaggaagatcttgccaattcacaccgatccaaggggcaaatggactcccaactatgagggaccatacattgtgaagaaagcattttcaggtggtgctttaatcctgacaaagatggatggggaagacgttccgcttccagtcaattcagactcagtcaaaaaatactacgcataaaagacccgctaggtcgacgtacctaggcaaaaataagggcatcccggcaaaccaaaagggtttgggcaaaaattagggataaaacaaaaaaaagaataacccgctaagttgaaaacccgaaagggcgacttaggcaaaagggggcatcccgctggattgaaaacccgaaagggcggtccaggcaaaagttagggatcaaaagcgagaggccgcagtctgaatatccttcacaaagaccactatacgcccttggcagaacggacagatcaatccaaccattacccttctgaagcaaagcattgagaggatcgaggatatgggaactgtagcaatatcagttttggtggaaatccgagcatttctctttgccattttgctctttgcatctgtattttctttttcgcaactacctcatttaggagttgcttccttgtacagaagcctgttcacaggcattccattaataaaatgatcttttgataaaaaGCTTTCCTTGTTACTTTTCCTTTTTTCGCAtacgaggtgtgatttaattcgttattaaacattgcactgaaagcatgggggcaataatcacaaaatcaaaacgaaacatgatgttacgtaaacataaaagtgctcgaaggggcaccatttgcatccaaacgttgttttttgtgcaggttgcaggttctagccatcatCTTGACTCAGGACGtgtcacaaaggtcatcatcatcccgcatgaaggttcgaaagtataattcatcagtactggcaaGCCCGGAGCACATGAAAGGGTCCATATCCCTATTTCACATGGCAGACGAAGAATGGTCTCTCAAAACTCGTGATTCCCCAAGCGgcttaggatgtaaggaaagtcgagcaaagtcacttcacccccagcagggctatgttccaaccctcaacgcagttaccaataatctttggtactgtagggttccaatatcaattcacgatgatggttcaagatcacagggcaacggaccccaatgatcctactctccggttccctcactaatgcctttatttggcactctttgcatatagaatccattgcatatagcatttgcatcctcaaaagcgtagcatatccatcaaaatggaacattacgccatagagaaagtcaaacatgcatacaaagcataagccagatcatACAAATCACCCCTCTATCAGGACAATGATACATCCTCCCATAAAATGCCCTCACAaattccaattgatatctgctactacatcgcAAACCTCCTCCACCCAcagtgccgatacttggttttcaccaatccccaatccccagtaagcccatctaccaagcttctcaaacgctcgtctgtatctctctttgtactcgtctgtatctcctttgatgctcgtctgtatctctctttgtactcgtctgtatccctttcgacgctcgtatgtgtcattctttcgatgctcgtctgtatctctctttgtactcgtctgtatccctttggatgctcgtatgtgtcattctttcgatgctcgtctgtatctcctttgtactcgtctgtatcccttttgatgctcgtatgtgtcattctttcgatgctcgtctgtatctctctttgtactcgtctgtatccctttggatgctcgtatgtgtcattctttcgatgctcgtctgtatctctctttgtGCTCGTCTGtaccccttttgatgctcgtctgtatctccctttgatgctcgtctgcacctcttttgatgctcgtctgtgtctcttttgtactcgtctgtatctcctctgatgctcgtctgtatctctctttgtGCTCGTCTGtaccccttttgatgctcgtctgtatctccctttgatgctcgtctgcacctcttttgatgctcgtctgtgtctcttttgtactcgtctgtatctcctttgatgctcgtccgtatctcctttgatgctcgtctgtatctccctttgatgctcgtctgcacctcttttgatgctcgtctgtgtctcttttgtactcgtctgtatctccttttgatgctcgtatgtgtcatcctttcgatactcgtctgtatctccttttgatgctcgtctgtatctccctcgaAACAATTGTCTATGTCACCTTATCTTTCTGTCAAACCTGCTTCTCTCCCAATCATTTCCATGTAAATACCACCTTTTCCGAGAACCTTGTATCGGCACCATTACCACATCACCGGATACCACCATTCGAACCCATTACCCattgtaaatatttccatcagaaaaacaaaaaattctctttccccagcagatatcaaaacaaaaataaggataacacctacaccatcttttcaggacaaatttctggtcttgatatttaatcttcttccacctcgaatgttcgaaaggctaacgccaatctcaccttcaggtttaagacgattaaataggggcagctgtcataccccaaatttgtcctacccttatttatctggcttacaactcataaacatacatccatttaggtcataTCATTGCATGCATCTGTATCGTTGGTCCTCGGTCAGAAGGAGAGACTTGAAGCCTAATGTGGGGTTTCATCAGCTTGCCCAAGATCCCTTGAAATCAGGGTTTTCATCCAGTTCATAGCATTGGCAAGTGTAGAAGTGTAGAAGTCATCTGATCCTCTTAATcagggtttccttgaccaaagtcaactagttgactttccggtcaacatttaatcagggagGGATTTCATGAGTGAGAAGCTTTCATATTGACTATGTGGACACATTCATTCGACCGGATTTGACTAGAGGAGATTTAATCAataatttcatcaataatcagaaaaatcaggacagttgacttttgggtcaaaatcagaagaattattcgaatattgacttttggtggaaaatcggtcaagaaaagtcaaagaatgaataaaatcgagagttcgacaaaaagttgccaaaaatagcaaaagagacaaaaaaatgaaagttttcatacttagaatttttttgaggttttaaatcttgatggacagtccacttcagccctgatttacacgtggcaaatgacattttttggagaaatttccaacatcaaaattgttcctctcatggaggagaacaactttgtagttggacactttttcatttgaagcttggttaggGAGTTATTGAGGTTTGGAGTTGCTGAAGATCCATTCAATCTAAGTCACAATCCAAGTCACAAGCCAGGTCAtgaccagacatttcatcaagcGTGTGGCACGCCAAATCTCGAGCcaattttagagctctacaaaaatgccatggaagcaaacttggtatcattctaatCTTTCCCATGTGCTCTATCCAACAAAACAAGAATCATGGCAATTGAACAAGTATTGAATGAACGGCAAGTCCTCAAAGTCATGCCCTCACCCTGACCAAGCCAAGCATCCGGCCAAGATAGAAATCCAGGTCACGCGCAAGGCATTTctacaaacacatggtgggctgaATTCAAGTCTGATTTTCTCCCTCCACAAATCCCCATTTTGAACAATCTTGGTATCAAACTCTACCTTGCCATGCCCTCTTTACATTGAGCTTAAGCTCGAAGAAAGTGGTGGTCATATGAGAAAATTATGCGTATACAAAGTCAAGGCTGCAACATGGAAATACATAGCATGGTATACGTACAAGCCAAGTCATTACTTACCACAAATTGCCATACATGTACCACATAAGAAAGGCAACAAAAAAACTTGCAGCAAATACCAAGCCTTGCTCATTAAGCA
This genomic stretch from Vicia villosa cultivar HV-30 ecotype Madison, WI unplaced genomic scaffold, Vvil1.0 ctg.004384F_1_1, whole genome shotgun sequence harbors:
- the LOC131642034 gene encoding uncharacterized protein LOC131642034; the protein is MASNVTATREATRHTHTYSFHREGLVQLGQLGGLICGHNKTVFTENYGNILTLLDSHVDEWGLSTLLQFYDPDLRCFTFSGYQLAPTLEEYSHFLNIKIQHKVPFVCVPEKPDLNNIANALYLSIEDVLGNWKKNGSTQGFYMSFLVEKAQELANKKLWEAFNALLAVLIYGIVMFPNIHKFVDLAAICLFVDRNPIPTLLADTYYSIHSRYGKGGAIRNCLPLLYTWFKSHLPTSGPFITSTQKWPQRIMGLTENDIVWCPTGMDVEKGTDLKGLEKVRSAWNSIHTDDQTSLGEKNAVAKQAYTDWVEDRVKDRLLPFPKVNPLYKQPPKVPIAIMPAENCIPVNMESTQLHEKKTDVPPKHRPVDQKRVELTHETKMLKGGSSRVQKRARTEKGERDTTVTVEDHQKILKRAMKEAEEKLKREYREDLKAYKLKIERDARVEVKNLKKKLEEETTKRM